The window TGAAAGTACTTTGTGTGCAAAGTGCGATTATACGTTTTTTGTAGAGGAGAGGCTTATGGGTAGATTATTGATAGCAATCGATACAAATGATATAAATTTAGTAAGATATGTTGCCGTCCAGGGCAGAGTTTGCAAGAAAGCCGATGTCCATAATAGAGCGCTTAAAGAATTAAGAAAAATGGAATCGGAAAATAACAGAACTAATGAGTAAACCGGTTTTTGCGGAACATAAAAAGAGATATGAAAGAAGCGAAATTTACAAGACGACTTTCTTGCTTTATCTTTACGCGCTTATCTGTTACCGCTACTATCCCGATACTCCGCCGTTTTTTAAAATTTCAGACGTAGCGCTAATTTATGCGCGCATTTAAATACTGCATGGAATTCTAAAACTCCGCGTGAAATTTTAAAATTTCAAATCCTTTACGTCTTGCTAAATTTCTAAATTTTACAGTTTCAAATTTCGCAAACTAAATTCCGCATAAGATTATCGTATAAAGCCAGCTTGCCGCGAGCACGCCACAAACGAACCTCTAAATTCCGTCGCGCGCCCGCTTTGGCGCAAGCAGCTAGCTGTCTTGCACGAGCGGGCAACTTCGCGCGCAGGCTTTAAGCTACTCAAACTAGCGGCGCAAAGTAATTTAAGTAGCTATACGGCGAAATTTACGCCAAAGCCTCGCCGCGAGCTTTATTGAAGCACCTTGCCTAAAATCCCTGCGCCTTTGCCGACGGCGCTGCCGCGAAGCGCGCTTTCTTTTTCCCTCATCACCGCAAATAGCCCATCCAGCGTCTTTTGCGTGATGTAATCATTCAAGTCCTCGCCCTGCTTAGGCAGATATTCGCTCGCACCCAGCCCGCGCGCGATGTTTTGCACCGCCTCATTGCCCGCGATCTTATTTTGCGCGAAGGAATTTAGCCCGTTATACGCCGTCGCAAAGCTGTTTTTGCTCATCATGTCGCTTACGATCGGTCTAAAAACCGCCCGCAGCTTCGCGCCCGATTTGCTCTGCAAATACTCGCTAAGCGCCGTGTCGCCGCCGCCGATGAGCTTTTTAACGTCGGCATCGCTCATCGATTTCAGATCTTGCAAAAATATCTTGCTCGCGCCGCTCACCGCCTTGGTAGCGGCATCGTTCATACTCACGACGAGCTCGCGCTCCCATTTATCACCGCCTACCTTTCTCGCAAGCTTCGCAGCAGCCTTCAGCGAAGGAGGAAGCTCGATTTTAGCGGTCTTGCTGTGGATGTAGCCTTTGGCGAGCTCGGCTACGGCGCGGTTCGTGGCGGAAGCGAGCAGCTCTTTGTAGTTTCCGCTCTGAGTCGCACCGAGCACGTCCGCGCCCTGCTTTAAAATATCCGTCACGTCCGCATGCGCAAGCGACAGCGCCGCAGCGGCGAGCAAAATCATAAATTTTTTCATATTGCAACCTTTGGATAAAATTTGCGCCATTATGCCAAACTGCGGTAAACGCTCAGCCTGCGCTCGGTTTAAATTTACGCGCTGTGCGGGCGAGCTGAGATAAAATTTAGGCTAAATTTTAAAGCGGCTTCGAGTTAAATTTTAAACGTCAAATTTCAAAGCTAAATTTAACGGGCAAAATTTAAAGATAAAATTTGGCGGCGGCGGACTTTGCGCGCTTGCGGTTAAATTTAAAAGCGACGCTATGACGAGCTAAAATTTTAAAACCGCATTGCGCCTGAGTGCCATTTAAAATTTACGCAGCGCACACGATGCCAGCGTAAGGCACATAAGGTGAATTATAGCGATGAGCTGTATATCCTCAGCACAAACGATTAAAATTTTATCAAAGCAGCCAAAAAGCTCGCCGTAAATTTAAAGAGTTTAAATTTAAAAGCGAGCTGCCGCTTTTGACAAAATAAAGCGAGTTAAGCTTAAACCAGACCTTGATCCAGCATCGCATCGGCTACGCGGCGAAAGCCCGCGATGTTTGAGCCCAACACGAGGTTGCCCTCCGCGCCGAATTCCTTCGAGGTCTCGTAGCTGGTGCGAAATATGTGGCGCATAATCTCGCGCAGCTTACTATCGACCTCCTCGAAGCTCCACGACGCCATCTGCGCGTTTTGCGCCATCTCAAGCCCGCTCGTAGCCACGCCGCCCGCATTCGCCGCTTTCGCAGGGCCGAAAAGAAAGTCTTTTTGCGCGAGCATAAAATCGATCGCCTCAAGCGTGCTTGGCATATTCGCGCCCTCGCAAACCATGCGACATCCGTTGACATAGAGAGTCTTTACGTCTTGCAGATTAAGCTCATTTTGCGTAGCGCTCGGAAACGCCGCGTCGCACGGTACGCTCCACACGCCGTTGCGGCCTGCGGGATAGGCGCTTACGGGGATAAATTTTGCGTTAGGACGCTCCTTGATATATTCGCAAAGCCCCACGCGCAGCTGCTCTTTTAGCTTTTTAAGAAGCGCCACGTCGATTCCCTCGGCATCATAGATAAAGCCCGTAGAATCGCTTACGGTGACGGGTTTGGCCTGCATTTGATATAGCTTTTCGGCTGTGTAGATCGCGACGTTGCCGGCGCCTGAAATTGTGCAAATTTTGCCGTGCAGCGAATCGCCTCTGGTAGCGAGCATCTCGTTTGCAAAATAGACCGATCCGTAGCCCGTAGCCTCGGTGCGCGCAAGGCTGCCGCCCCAGCTTAGCCCCTTGCCCGTAAGCGC is drawn from Campylobacter sp. and contains these coding sequences:
- a CDS encoding DUF4197 domain-containing protein — encoded protein: MKKFMILLAAAALSLAHADVTDILKQGADVLGATQSGNYKELLASATNRAVAELAKGYIHSKTAKIELPPSLKAAAKLARKVGGDKWERELVVSMNDAATKAVSGASKIFLQDLKSMSDADVKKLIGGGDTALSEYLQSKSGAKLRAVFRPIVSDMMSKNSFATAYNGLNSFAQNKIAGNEAVQNIARGLGASEYLPKQGEDLNDYITQKTLDGLFAVMREKESALRGSAVGKGAGILGKVLQ
- the gdhA gene encoding NADP-specific glutamate dehydrogenase — its product is MKSYIDGLLLNLKRANPGQEVFIQASTEILYSLIPLLKRDERYVKNKILERILAPERTMMFRVVYMSDGGEPCVHTGYRIEFNSALGPYKGGLRFHPSVNLGVLKFLGFEQIFKNSLTGLNIGGAKGGANFDPKGKSDGEIMRFCQAFMLELHRLISSNTDVPAGDIGVGGREIGYMYGAYKKLTRRFDGALTGKGLSWGGSLARTEATGYGSVYFANEMLATRGDSLHGKICTISGAGNVAIYTAEKLYQMQAKPVTVSDSTGFIYDAEGIDVALLKKLKEQLRVGLCEYIKERPNAKFIPVSAYPAGRNGVWSVPCDAAFPSATQNELNLQDVKTLYVNGCRMVCEGANMPSTLEAIDFMLAQKDFLFGPAKAANAGGVATSGLEMAQNAQMASWSFEEVDSKLREIMRHIFRTSYETSKEFGAEGNLVLGSNIAGFRRVADAMLDQGLV